A single window of Aspergillus puulaauensis MK2 DNA, chromosome 5, nearly complete sequence DNA harbors:
- a CDS encoding uncharacterized protein (COG:S;~EggNog:ENOG410PVSZ;~InterPro:IPR036291,IPR016040) gives MSRIFITGATGYIGGDVLYALTQSFHSSKITALVRSESKASLITSKYPSVTPVIGDLDSAASITKEVADADVVLHLASSNHLPSASAIAKGLTETKRQSPVWIQISGASLLSGPEITSNSYGQARVQNHNDLQGIAEIRDIISSSPKRVVDHLILGLSSEQPNVRTAIIYGPLIYGLGRGPVNQRSIQLPDLVKATIQRGQGVQVGKGLSCWSNIHIADITELIVKLVKEAESRGNGDLWNENGIYFAENGKMPFGDISRKVTSFAVQKGFIKSADVQEIDAETADTLTAHGGILWGTNAQYTASRARELLGWKPAAPSFEDEIPRAVQEEASKLDSQSKI, from the exons ATGTCTCGAATCTTCAT TACAGGCGCAACAGGCTACATCGGCGGCGACGTCCTATACGCCCTAACACAGTCCTTCCACTCGTCCAAGATCACAGCGCTCGTGCGCAGCGAGAGCAAGGCGTCTCTGATTACGAGCAAGTATCCGTCCGTGACGCCTGTCATTGGGGATCTTGATTCCGCGGCGAGTATTACCAAGGAGGTTGCTGATGCGGATGTTGTTCTAC ATCTTGCCAGCTCGAACCATCTCCCTAGTGCAAGTGCTATCGCGAAGGGGCTGACAGAGACGAAGAGGCAGAGCCCAG TCTGGATCCAAATCTCAGGCGCAAGCCTCCTCTCCGGTCCCGAAATCACCAGCAACTCATACGGCCAAGCGCGCGTCCAAAACCACAACGACCTCCAAGGAATCGCCGAAATCCGGGATATCATCTCGTCGTCACCTAAACGCGTCGTGGATCACCTGATCCTGGGCCTCTCTTCCGAACAACCGAATGTCCGGACGGCTATCATCTACGGGCCCCTGATCTATGGACTTGGTCGTGGGCCTGTGAATCAGCGGAGTATCCAACTTCCGGATCTGGTCAAGGCGACGATTCAGCGGGGGCAGGGGGTGCAGGTTGGGAAGGGACTGAGTTGTTGGAGTAATATCCATATCGCCGACATTACTGAGTTGATTGTGAAGCTTGTGAAGGAGGCGGAAAGTCGTGGGAATGGAGACTTGTGGAATGAGAATGGCATTTATTTTGCAGAGAATGGGAAGATG CCATTCGGAGATATCTCACGAAAGGTGACCTCGTTTGCTGTCCAGAAGGGATTCATTAAGAGCGCAGATGTTCAAGAGATCGACGCGGAGACAGCAGATACATTGACTGCTCATGGAGGTATTCTCTGGGGCACAAACGCCCAATATACAGCATCGCGAGCACGAGAGCTGCTAGGCTGGAAGCCCGCCGCGCCCAGTTTTGAAGACGAGATTCCCAGAGCTGTTCAGGAGGAAGCTTCCAAGCTCGACTCTCAGTCCAAAATTTAG
- a CDS encoding Zn(II)2Cys6 transcription factor (COG:S;~EggNog:ENOG410PUF8;~InterPro:IPR036864,IPR021858,IPR001138;~PFAM:PF00172,PF11951;~go_function: GO:0000981 - DNA-binding transcription factor activity, RNA polymerase II-specific [Evidence IEA];~go_function: GO:0008270 - zinc ion binding [Evidence IEA];~go_process: GO:0006355 - regulation of transcription, DNA-templated [Evidence IEA]): protein MQHVSRSRTLTGCGTCRNRHVKCDEARPVCHNCQQQGLACLGYERQLNWASDDKDRVFRRPLFSEMEQQNMSQMTTEGLGKQSASTALAKLELESVENDSFKGPFGVLVLSEASTDSKQDELQLDQIEPDQLEWDLLWPGIARDAAMLDGMYDVPEAGTISDCFLNVDPETLLPLLDLSSTPLPSLEISEKTSIPPEAADLLRYFKENVVSLSFPLKNCRKCPWQAVHLPAAMTAFAELSVNHTTSHTRLSLFYSLLAASCLHKYARNQSADGLEISPNRFKEAAKQHLELALNEEVLGARRAKYKEILMAVLSIVMLSIFNGENSSAQAFLVDAEYLIRIRGLPKPHKSLKVRSLHHVYTFLRIMAESTCGCALLDICPDRPSASLLSIEPSPDSLRSFRVANDILDAEIDITLAKGNKIGHNDIHLEVMGQWDDTLFPDIYGIPESLMTLLSQVIRLANEQELLHRGGPTVDARIAGELKRRANLLEQYILSWGSSPMSNSATIKDGQETSISQSQKNQPSNHFMVQAMHQALILFYYRRVPNISALILQDTVRNCLYFLTRYDTARVEEKAAAAPSTHDSAILWPGFVAACEALDPGLQEGLLDWLVATGHRTSLGPFSAAAGTAQCVWKARSETKDYTLSWFDVMKHERCPIIAT from the exons ATGCAACATGTCTCACGGAGTCGTACTCTCACAGGCTGTGGAACCTGTCGCAATCGCCATGTAAAATGCGACGAAGCCCGCCCCGTTTGCCACAactgccagcagcagggcctGGCATGTCTGGGCTACGAGCGTCAGTTGAACTGGGCGAGCGATGACAAAGACCGAGTATTCCGCCGTCCTCTCTTTTCTG AGATGGAGCAACAAAACATGTCGCAAATGACCACAGAGGGACTCGGTAAACAGTCTGCCAGCACTGCCTTGGCCAAGCTGGAACTTGAAAGCGTGGAAAACGATTCATTTAAGGGCCCTTTTGGTGTTCTGGTGCTATCTGAGGCATCTACAGATTCTAAGCAAGATGAGCTACAGCTCGATCAGATTGAGCCCGACCAGCTAGAGTGGGATCTTCTCTGGCCAGGCATTGCAAGAGACGCTGCTATGCTTGATGGGATGTATGATGTCCCTGAAGCTGGAACCATATCGGACTGTTTTTTAAACGTTGATCCTGAAACTCTCCTTCCACTTTTGGACCTCTCATCGACTCCCCTTCCGTCCCTTGAGATCTCAGAGAAGACGAGTATACCCCCCGAGGCCGCTGACCTACTGCGGTACTTCAAAGAGAATGTCGTTTCACTCTCATTCCCTCTGAAAAACTGCCGGAAATGTCCCTGGCAGGCAGTCCATCTCCCGGCTGCAATGACCGCGTTTGCAGAGCTCAGCGTTAACCACACCACAAGCCACACCAGGCTGTCACTGTTCTATTCTCTTCTTGCTGCCAGCTGTCTCCACAAGTATGCACGCAATCAGTCTGCCGATGGCCTGGAAATATCACCAAACCGGTTcaaagaagccgccaagcAGCATCTTGAATTAGCCCTGAACGAGGAAGTTCTGGGTGCGCGCCGGGCCAAGTATAAGGAGATCCTAATGGCCGTTCTATCGATAGTGATGCTCTCG ATATTTAATGGCGAAAACTCTAGCGCCCAGgccttcctcgtcgatgcAGAGTATCTCATTCGCATCCGCGGTCTCCCCAAACCCCACAAGTCCCTCAAAGTCCGATCCCTGCACCACGTCTACACCTTCCTCCGGATCATGGCCGAAAGCACATGCGGCTGTGCCCTGCTAGACATCTGCCCGGACCGtcccagcgccagcctcctctccatcgAGCCATCCCCGGACTCCCTACGCAGTTTCCGCGTGGCGAACGATATCCTAGACGCCGAGATCGATATCACTCTAGCGAAGGGAAACAAGATCGGCCATAACGATATCCATCTAGAAGTTATGGGCCAGTGGGATGATACGCTTTTCCCGGATATCTACGGGATACCGGAATCCCTTATGACCCTTCTCTCGCAGGTTATCCGTCTAGCGAACGAGCAAGAATTACTTCATCGGGGAGGTCCGACCGTGGATGCGCGCATCGCGGGAGAACTTAAACGGCGCGCGAATTTGCTCGAGCAGTATATCCTCTCGTGGGGGTCGTCTCCTATGTCAAACTCAGCAACGATAAAGGACGGCCAAGAGACGTCCAtcagccagagccagaagaaccAACCATCAAACCATTTCATGGTCCAAGCCATGCACCAGGCTTTAATCCTATTCTACTACCGGCGCGTGCCGAACATAAGCGCCTTGATCCTGCAAGATACAGTCCGCAACTGTCTGTATTTCCTGACCCGGTACGACACAGCGCGTGTTGAAGAaaaagctgctgctgcgccttCTACACATGACTCGGCGATATTATGGCCTGGTTTCGTCGCAGCCTGCGAGGCGCTGGATCCTGGGTTACAGGAGGGTCTTCTAGATTGGCTGGTAGCAACAGGGCATCGCACCTCGCTGGGCCCATTCTCTGCAGCGGCTGGAACGGCACAGTGTGTTTGGAAGGCACGGTCAGAGACGAAGGACTACACGCTGAGTTGGTTTGATGTGATGAAGCATGAACGGTGCCCGATTATTGCGACAtga
- a CDS encoding uncharacterized protein (COG:E;~EggNog:ENOG410PMWM;~InterPro:IPR006076,IPR036188;~go_function: GO:0016491 - oxidoreductase activity [Evidence IEA];~go_process: GO:0055114 - oxidation-reduction process [Evidence IEA]): protein MYYGKYIQAGNNANAGYLPEDADKHLRDGLRQPVPQFGDRPWRRRRVCWDSDVPEGDSIAESHPNLQGLFIATGGSGHAFRFAAVLGRYIADRFENKESEELHKR from the exons ATGTATTATGGGAAGTATATTCAAGCGGGAAATAACGCCAATGCTGGGTATCTCCCCGAGGACGCCGACAAGCACTTGCGTGACGGTCTCAGGCAGCCTGTTCCGCAGTTCGGTGACCGGCCTTGGCGGAGGAGACGGGTGTGTTGGGACTCTGATGTTCCCGAGGGAGACTCTATTGCAGAGTCGCATCCTAACCTGCAGGGCCTTTTCATTGCGACAGGTGGTTCGGGACA tgCCTTCAGGTTTGCGGCTGTCTTGGGCCGGTACATTGCTGATCGCTTTGAGAACAAGGAATCGGAGGAACTGCATAAGAGGTGA
- a CDS encoding putative MFS allantoate transporter (COG:G;~EggNog:ENOG410QDJA;~InterPro:IPR020846,IPR011701,IPR036259;~PFAM:PF07690;~TransMembrane:12 (i65-89o101-121i128-147o153-176i188-210o222-242i284-307o327-349i356-375o381-404i416-438o444-468i);~go_function: GO:0022857 - transmembrane transporter activity [Evidence IEA];~go_process: GO:0055085 - transmembrane transport [Evidence IEA]), with the protein MSVVKDMKARAQDEPSVEKTSELATGEIRDIAAQLFTEADQITPEELEHEGAEVRKILDRRIMPILYLTYCVQFLDKLSLNYASAYTLIPDLGLEGQRYSWVAAIFNFGYLAFAIPSNLLIQRLPLAKYMGSVLLIWAGLVIAHIGAKNYAGMLVLRFILGMAEAGVSPCMMNFTSMFYKRSEQPLRMAIWLSANGTATMVGALIGFGLGHVHSTSLKSWQLIFLVIGLMNFVTAILFLWFVPDSPNSAKFLTHRQRVIAVQRVSENMIGVKTKQFKFRQVLELAYDVKVLCVLGMGISCGVINGGVSNFASSLIKGYGFSGIYATLLQLPTGAIEAVVVPICGLISTYVRDSRCIVLAVICLIPFGGLLGIRFTDLTHRWTLVGCTWLQYIIGAPVIVSWNLLTTNVAGHTKRSIANGLWFTLYAGGNVAGSNIFFAREAPRYYSALTGLLVCYAGMIVLAGVAYVVMKMENTRRNRNMTVDESVGRQDRAVLDGFKDMTDMQSKDFRYAL; encoded by the exons ATGTCCGTCGTCAAAGACATGAAAGCCAGAGCGCAAGATGAGCCCAGTGTAGAGAAAACCAGTGAACTTGCAACAGGAGAAATTCGAGATATAGCAGCACAGCTGTTTACCGAAGCCGATCAAATAACTCCCGAGGAACTGGAGCATGAAGGCGCTGAAGTGCGCAAGATTCTCGACAGGCGTATCATGCCGATT CTATACCTGACATACTGTGTTCAGTTTCTGG ACAAGCTATCGCTCAACTATGCATCTGCCTATACGCTGATTCCTGACCTGGGCTTGGAAGGCCAGAGGTACTCATGGGTTGCTGCAATATTCAACTTTGGATACCTTGCATTTGCAATTCCCTCGAACCTTCTCATTCAGAGGCTTCCACTGGCAAAATACATGGGAAGCGTGCTTCTAATCTGGGCCGGTTTGGTTATTGCCCATATTGGCGCGAAAAACTACGCGGGGATGCTAGTTTTGAGATTCATTCTTGGAATGGCAGAAGCAGGTGTCAGCCCTTGCA TGATGAACTTCACATCCATGTTCTACAAACGATCTGAACAACCTTTGCGAATGGCCATCTGGCTCTCAGCGAATGGGACAGCAACAATGGTGGGAGCCCTAATTGGGTTCGGCCTCGGCCACGTCCACAGCACCTCCCTCAAGAGCTGGCAGCTTATATTCCTCGTTATTGGACTTATGAACTTTGTTACGGCAATCCTTTTCCTCTGGTTCGTTCCTGATTCGCCCAACTCAGCAAAATTCCTCACCCACAGACAACGCGTTATTGCCGTCCAACGCGTCTCCGAAAACATGATAGGGGTCAAAACCAAACAGTTCAAATTCCGACAAGTCCTTGAATTAGCATACGACGTTAAAGTCCTCTGCGTTTTGGGAATGGGAATATCCTGTGGTGTGATCAATGGCGGCGTTTCCAACTTTGCTTCGTCCCTGATTAAAGGATACGGGTTCTCCGGAATTTACGCtactcttcttcaactcccaACAGGCGCCATCGAAGCCGTGGTCGTCCCAATTTGCGGTCTGATCTCCACATACGTCCGCGACTCCCGATGCATCGTCCTCGCCGTGATCTGCCTCATCCCGTTCGGCGGCCTGTTAGGCATCCGTTTCACAGACCTGACGCACCGCTGGACATTGGTCGGCTGCACCTGGCTCCAATACATAATCGGCGCTCCGGTTATCGTCTCGTGGAACCTGCTCACCACGAACGTGGCAGGACACACAAAACGCTCCATTGCCAATGGTCTCTGGTTTACGTTGTATGCCGGCGGAAACGTTGCGGGTTCGAATATCTTCTTTGCGCGCGAGGCGCCCCGGTACTACTCCGCGCTGACTGGGTTGCTGGTTTGCTATGCGGGGATGATTGTGTTAGCTGGCGTCGCCTATGTTGtaatgaagatggagaataCCCGACGAAATCGAAACATGACGGTAGATGAAAGCGTGGGACGGCAGGATAGGGCTGTTTTGGATGGGTTTAAAGATATGACGGATATGCAGTCGAAGGATTTCCGGTATGCGCTTTAA
- a CDS encoding uncharacterized protein (COG:J;~EggNog:ENOG410PVS0;~InterPro:IPR023631,IPR036928;~PFAM:PF01425): MGPEAPQTPSLIDASISELQQALTSGWTTSAELVARYLRRISVYDASGLTLSAIPILSPSAFAEAEASDARRAAGLSPRPLEGIPYLVKDSIKVKDMTVASGSPAFEGLIATDDAACVKILRDAGAVLLGRTNMPAMAYGGMQRGSYGRAESAYNMEYLTAAYGSGSSNGSATATAANFCAFSLGSETVSSGRSPASNNSIIAYTPSKGLLPIRGVWSLYPTCDVLVPHTRTLSDLFQVLNVLAVTDHTPQGDFWNEQKIIPFPSIETIRPLNFEELEKPSSLHGKRLGVPSMFINGKDPLPNKIHTRPSIMKLWESTKRELESCGATVVEVEFPLLSTYEANVHRNQLVTIKDLPEKWPARERSDLVAHAWDDFLATNGQPGLDSLACVNPDDIFPLAPGSLRGAPIPANQLQWKQIVEYPTTKQGSILDVPDMERALKALETARKETLEEWMDKQGLDAIVFPANSDIGRADSDVNHESSQFAWTNGVKYSNGNQAIRHLGVPTISVPMGLMEDTKMPINLTFAGKAYEDTKLLEYAYAFEAATKHRAVPPLVPGLDTDVLKTPRNERSAPLTRVETAQIEVQAQSKEIVGSTVSVQAQGVLKLGEDTTVEDLSCYVNGNPVEVTVEGNQWQLATTYAKSARDSTWSRWRSPAAHQVIVILVARFSNTSAAGKLLLL; this comes from the exons ATGGGACCT GAGGCGCCGCAAACCCCAAGTCTCATTGACGCCAGCATCTCTGAGCTCCAACAAGCTTTGACTTCGGGGTGGACGACGAGTGCTGAACTAGTAGCACGATATCTGCGAAGAATAAGTGTGTATGATGCGTCTGGACTTACTTTAAGTGCCATTCCCATTCTAAGCCCGTCTGCCTTCGCGGAGGCCGAGGCATCTGATGCACGAAGGGCCGCCGGACTCTCACCGAGACCCCTAGAGGGTATCCCTTACCTTGTCAAGGACAGCATCAAGGTAAAGGACATGACAGTTGCCTCTGGGTCTCCTGCCTTTGAAGGTCTAATCGCTACGGATGACGCTGCTTGTGTGAAAATTCTTCGAGATGCAGGAGCTGTCCTTCTGGGCAGAACTAACATGCCCGCTATGGCGTATGGGGGCATGCAGCGTGGTTCATATGGTCGCGCTGAAAGCGCATACAATATGGAATATTTGACGGCAGCATACGGATCGGGATCCTCCAATGGCTCTGCCACGGCAACCGCTGCGAACTTCTGTGCCTTCAGCTTGGGATCTGAGACTGTTTCCTCTGGAAGATCTCCAGCGTCAAATAATTCGATTATTGCGTACACACCGTCCAAGGGCCTCCTTCCGATCCGTGGAGTGTGGTCACTATACCCAACATGCGATGTATTGGTGCCTCACACGCGTACCCTGTCCGATCTCTTCCAGGTGCTTAATGTGCTCGCCGTCACTGATCATACTCCTCAAGGAGACTTTTGGAACGAGCAAAAGATTATCCCCTTTCCATCGATTGAGACCATCCGTCCTCTCAACTTCGAGGAACTAGAGAAGCCCTCTTCACTCCATGGTAAAAGATTGGGGGTACCATCCATGTTTATTAACGGGAAAGACCCTCTTCCGAACAAAATACACACGAGACCCTCAATCATGAAGCTCTGGGAATCGACAAAGCGTGAACTGGAGTCCTGTGGTGCCACTGTTGTCGAAGTCGAgtttcccctcctctccacaTATGAAGCCAACGTCCATCGCAACCAATTAGTGACCATCAAAGATCTCCCAGAGAAATGGCCCGCAAGGGAAAGGAGCGATCTTGTTGCCCATGCTTGGGATGACTTTTTGGCTACCAATGGCCAGCCAGGATTGGATTCTCTCGCATGCGTGAACCCAGACGACATATTTCCCCTTGCTCCTGGGTCCCTCCGAGGCGCACCGATCCCAGCGAACCAGCTTCAATGGAAACAAATTGTCGAATATCCGACGACAAAGCAAGGCTCTATTTTGGATGTCCCAGATATGGAGCGGGCATTGAAGGCCCTGGAGACCGCACGGAAGGAAACACTAGAGGAGTGGATGGACAAGCAAGGCTTGGATGCGATAGTTTTCCCGGCGAATTCGGATATTGGACGCGCTGATTCCGACGTTAATCACGAATCTTCTCAGTTCGCCTGGACAAATGGGGTGAAGTATTCCAACGGAAACCAGGCTATCCGTCATCTGGGTGTTCCTACCATCTCGGTCCCGATGGGACTAATGGAGGACACAAAAATGCCTATCAATTTAACATTTGCAGGAAAGGCGTATGAGGATACTAAGCTTCTTGAATATGCGTATGCCTTTGAAGCGGCGACAAAGCACCGCGCCGTGCCGCCACTCGTGCCTGGACTGGATACGGATGTTCTGAAAACTCCACGCAATGAACGCTCTGCACCTCTCACTCGTGTGGAAACGGCGCAGATCGAAGTGCAGGCTCAGTCCAAGGAAATTGTCGGTTCGACTGTTAGTGTTCAGGCTCAAGGAGTTTTGAAACTCGGCGAGGATACCACAGTGGAAGATCTCAGCTGCTATGTCAACGGAAATCCGGTTGAGGTGACCGTGGAAGGAAATCAATGGCAGCTGGCAACAACATACGCCAAATCTGCTCGTGACAGCACGTGGTCTCGATGGAGGAGCCCAGCTGCTCACCAGGTCATAGTCATCCTTGTTGCGCGCTTTAGCAATACGTCTGCAGCTGGGAAACTACTTTTGCTCTAG
- a CDS encoding putative DNA repair protein Dds20/Mei5 (COG:L;~EggNog:ENOG410PRV7): MSSFTLNAKRRRLEKASTALSKPFKSPLRRPTPTAKQENTTPKPEEAEESTASSIRTTESIAENTQAPLPTPPPTNQLPTPPHNRKRPPFGQRPGLTTRKPVPIDPEIANLQKQQRETQSRLSNLRSELDTAQQALRIESSNREEELEALIAKWKKVSQDAAEEVFSGAQERISRMGGVKAWHARMRNDDARWEQEEMESWFGNFDAEGMNIDEDEVRERKEEMSRKIEKEKEKIKKDAAKERQDEPEEFTMDMMLKTLNIDLKSIGYEKADQRWIKG; this comes from the exons ATGTCTTCTTTCACTCTCAATGCCAAGCGCCGCCGTCTCGAAAAGGCATCAACCGCTCTCTCCAAACCATTCAAGTCCCCTCTCCGCAGACCAACACCGACAGCGAAGCAGGAAAATACGACACCCAAAcccgaggaagcagaggaatcCACCGCATCTTCTATTAGAACTACCGAATCTATTGCAGAAAATACTCAAGCACCACTCCCCACACCCCCTCCAACAAACCAATTGCCTACACCCCCGCACAACCGCAAAAGACCACCCTTCGGCCAACGCCCTGGCCTTACAACCAGAAAACCCGTGCCCATCGACCCAGAGATCGCAAATCTACAGAAACAACAGCGTGAAACACAGTCACGCTTGTCGAATCTGCGATCTGAACTTGATACCGCCCAGCAGGCTCTGCGGATCGAGTCCTCGAAtagagaggaggagctggaggcgcTGATTGCAAAGTGGAAGAAAGTGAGCCAGGATGCAGCAGAGGAGGTATTTTCAGGTGCACAGGAGCGGATCTCGCGAATGGGAGGGGTTAAGGCGTGGCACGCGCGGATGAGGAATGATGATGCTAGgtgggagcaggaggagatggagtcATGGTTTGGGAATTTCGATGCGGAGGGTATGAatattgatgaggatgaggtgagggagaggaaggaggagatgagtCGGAAAattgagaaggagaaggagaaaataaagaaggaTGCTGCTAAGGAACGGCAAGATGAACCTGAG GAGTTTACCATGGATATGATGTTAAAGACGCTCAACATTGATCTGAAGTCCATCGGGTACGAAAAGGCTGATCAGAGATGGATTAAGGGATGA